A window of Chitinophaga sp. MM2321 contains these coding sequences:
- a CDS encoding TonB-dependent receptor — MKKYAGAKNSFLFLLNLVMLPGIINAAPGLNFPTHSVSVKLYPVHGKVTDEQGVALPGVNIKIKGGNRGVSTDAHGHFELQVDEKAILIFSYLGYQSKEIAVAGQQEIQTRLVQDKSDLNEIVVVGYGTQKRSDLTGSVVSVPTEALRQPLTSFDRALQGAVPGVQVTQTSGQPGAAISIRIRGGNSITAGNEPLYVIDGFPVYNDNSVADAGVVSGPSINALAGINASDIESIDILKDASATAIYGSRGANGVVIITTKKGKAGTPAITYDGSYGVQQVIKKLDLLDAAQWGQLKNDALADAGKPLQYTPEEISKLGKGTDWQSAAFRTAPQQNHQLTISGGNENVHYLVSGGYIKQEGILRNTDFDRISGRVNLDINASSKLKLGINVTGNKSIANIADQSIVLALLRTPPTVSIYDDEGKYTIETPFEGSITNPVATLNEVTNQSSLFRFLGNAFAEYEILEGLKLKVSLGGDVLNNKQNRYLPTTTFAGSQANGSASVGSINSNTWLNENTLSYSKSFNRHSLDLLAGFTQQEFKSENLIASGQQFVNDQLKYNNLGSASFTPASASGSREWALNSFLGRVNYAYDNRYFVTATFRADGSSRFGTNNKWGYFPSGALSWKISNEKFFAPATPYINSLKLRLSAGSTGNQEIGVYQSLATLGITTGYVFNDNYVTGFAPNKLANPNLGWETTNQYNAGLDFSIVNNRIGIVLDAYYKKTKNLLLDVPVPTTTGQVTSLQNYGAVQNKGFELEINSDNLKGDFTWNTSLNFSLNRNKVLSLGGDRDYYYVALPSDTRTQPLIVKVGEPLISYSGYIADGILQTGDEKGKAFTLNPSTAKPGDLKFKDLDNDGQITQEGDRRILGNSQPKFIGGFRNTFTYKGFDLSVFLQGSYGNMLYNKNKEQIEILNGGSNAAISALDRWTPQNPSNELPRAKDDPAAIGYDRYFEDGSYLRLKNITLGYKLPLKNNSKLKQVRIWVGATNLYTWTKYTGFDPEVSYYEQNSTNQGFDYGVYPNSKSFTGGINITF, encoded by the coding sequence ATGAAAAAGTACGCGGGTGCCAAGAACTCGTTCCTATTTCTTTTGAACCTGGTCATGCTACCAGGTATCATTAATGCCGCTCCAGGCTTAAATTTCCCGACACATTCCGTCTCTGTTAAGCTATATCCCGTTCACGGTAAAGTTACCGATGAGCAGGGCGTAGCCTTGCCTGGTGTAAACATCAAGATCAAAGGAGGGAACCGTGGTGTATCTACGGATGCGCATGGCCATTTTGAGCTACAGGTAGATGAAAAAGCTATCCTGATATTCAGCTATCTCGGCTACCAGTCAAAAGAAATAGCCGTAGCCGGCCAGCAGGAAATACAAACGCGGCTGGTACAGGATAAGTCCGATTTGAACGAGATAGTCGTAGTAGGCTATGGAACACAAAAAAGAAGCGACCTGACAGGGTCAGTGGTATCTGTGCCTACCGAGGCACTGCGACAGCCGCTCACATCTTTCGACAGGGCCTTACAGGGCGCTGTACCTGGTGTACAGGTAACGCAGACTTCCGGTCAGCCGGGCGCTGCTATCAGCATACGTATCCGTGGTGGCAACTCCATCACAGCTGGTAATGAACCGCTATACGTTATTGACGGGTTTCCGGTATACAATGATAACAGCGTTGCGGACGCCGGTGTAGTGAGTGGCCCCAGCATCAATGCCCTGGCGGGAATAAATGCGAGTGATATTGAATCAATAGATATCCTGAAAGATGCCTCCGCTACAGCCATTTATGGCTCAAGAGGCGCTAACGGCGTTGTTATTATCACCACTAAAAAAGGCAAGGCAGGTACCCCTGCGATCACCTACGACGGCTCTTACGGCGTACAGCAGGTAATAAAAAAACTGGATCTGCTGGATGCCGCCCAATGGGGACAACTAAAAAATGATGCACTGGCCGATGCCGGCAAACCGCTGCAATACACACCGGAAGAAATCAGTAAACTGGGAAAAGGTACCGACTGGCAAAGTGCGGCATTCCGCACTGCACCACAACAAAACCACCAGCTCACTATTTCAGGTGGTAATGAAAACGTACATTACCTGGTATCCGGTGGCTACATAAAACAGGAAGGTATATTGCGCAACACTGATTTCGACCGGATATCCGGCCGTGTAAACCTGGATATAAACGCTTCCTCAAAACTGAAGTTAGGGATCAACGTTACCGGGAATAAATCCATTGCGAATATTGCCGACCAAAGCATTGTACTCGCACTGTTAAGAACACCACCTACCGTTTCCATTTATGACGACGAAGGAAAATATACTATTGAAACACCTTTTGAAGGAAGCATTACCAATCCCGTGGCTACGCTCAATGAAGTGACCAACCAGTCCTCCTTATTCCGTTTCCTCGGCAATGCCTTTGCAGAATATGAAATACTGGAAGGACTGAAACTGAAGGTATCGCTGGGGGGTGATGTACTCAACAATAAACAGAACAGGTACCTGCCCACCACTACTTTTGCAGGAAGCCAGGCAAATGGCAGTGCATCAGTAGGCTCTATCAACTCAAATACCTGGCTCAATGAAAATACCTTGTCGTATTCAAAGAGCTTCAACAGGCATTCACTGGATCTGTTGGCCGGTTTTACCCAGCAGGAATTTAAAAGTGAAAACCTGATCGCCAGCGGACAGCAGTTCGTGAATGACCAGCTAAAATACAATAACCTGGGCAGTGCCTCCTTTACGCCGGCATCTGCTTCGGGCAGCAGGGAATGGGCGCTGAACTCCTTCCTGGGCAGGGTGAATTATGCTTATGATAACCGGTATTTCGTAACCGCTACCTTTCGTGCAGACGGATCGTCCAGGTTTGGTACAAATAATAAATGGGGCTACTTCCCTTCCGGTGCGCTCTCCTGGAAAATCAGCAATGAAAAATTCTTTGCACCGGCCACACCCTATATCAACAGCCTGAAACTCAGGCTTAGCGCCGGTTCCACAGGCAACCAGGAAATCGGCGTGTACCAGTCACTCGCTACTCTTGGTATCACCACCGGTTATGTTTTCAACGACAACTACGTTACCGGATTTGCGCCTAACAAACTGGCCAATCCAAACCTCGGATGGGAAACGACCAACCAGTATAATGCCGGGCTGGATTTCTCCATCGTGAACAACCGGATCGGTATTGTGCTGGATGCCTATTACAAGAAAACAAAAAATCTCCTGCTGGATGTTCCGGTACCTACCACTACCGGTCAGGTTACTTCCCTTCAGAACTACGGCGCTGTACAGAACAAAGGTTTTGAGCTGGAAATAAATTCAGACAATCTGAAAGGTGATTTTACCTGGAACACTTCTCTGAACTTCTCGCTCAACCGCAATAAGGTGTTAAGTCTGGGTGGCGACCGTGATTACTATTATGTAGCACTTCCTTCCGATACCAGAACACAACCATTGATTGTAAAAGTTGGAGAGCCACTTATTTCTTACAGTGGTTATATAGCGGATGGTATTTTACAAACGGGAGATGAAAAAGGAAAGGCCTTTACGCTGAATCCTTCTACTGCTAAACCGGGAGACCTGAAGTTCAAAGATCTTGATAACGATGGACAAATCACACAGGAAGGCGACCGCAGGATATTGGGTAACTCACAGCCCAAATTTATCGGTGGTTTCAGGAACACCTTTACTTACAAAGGCTTTGACCTGTCTGTATTTCTCCAGGGATCTTATGGCAATATGCTGTATAACAAAAACAAGGAGCAGATTGAGATACTGAATGGTGGCAGCAATGCAGCTATCAGCGCATTGGACAGATGGACACCACAAAATCCTTCCAACGAATTGCCCCGCGCAAAAGATGATCCGGCCGCAATAGGCTATGACCGCTATTTTGAAGACGGCTCCTATCTCCGTTTGAAAAATATCACCCTCGGATATAAGCTTCCTTTAAAAAACAATTCAAAGCTCAAACAGGTCAGGATATGGGTAGGTGCGACCAACCTCTATACCTGGACAAAATACACGGGCTTTGATCCGGAGGTAAGCTACTACGAGCAAAATTCAACCAACCAGGGATTTGATTACGGTGTATATCCTAATTCAAAATCATTTACCGGTGGTATTAACATCACTTTTTAG
- a CDS encoding RagB/SusD family nutrient uptake outer membrane protein, whose protein sequence is MNRIYFLLILAILTGCAKLDEHPASFITADQFYKTKEDALSAVNSAYSNLNQSDNSSEQGIYGRTLHLTGDISSDDAIPGPKATNTDMRGIGFLSFFTTNNRVSELWRQHYQGIDRTNIAIDKIPLIEFDHTLRDRLVNESKFLRALYYFNLVRLWGGVPLVLHPTTSLDKSGYQIPRASVDEVYAQIINDLTDAENLPPVYTGNDLGRATAGAAKSLLAKVYLTRQEWDKAIQKSEEVIKGPYGYDLFENFADVFNVATKNGKEHIFSAQFKGFSNRLGNILGQRGTPIIPGISGGDSDAPTEGLYDLYSPVDKRRDVTFFTSLVSPTNGKVYTFIPHFAKYYDPAALSDLKESSKNVPVIRFAEVLLIHAEAVNEKNGPVGEAYTSINRVRHRAGLIDLPEGLNKDQFRDSVYLERRLELVYECQRWFDLVRTKRLLTQLHAWGKPNAVEKHYLRPIPQGEISANPALTQNPGWEN, encoded by the coding sequence ATGAACAGAATATATTTCTTACTGATACTGGCCATCCTGACAGGATGCGCCAAACTGGACGAGCATCCTGCTTCTTTTATCACCGCAGACCAGTTTTATAAAACCAAAGAAGATGCGTTATCGGCGGTGAACAGCGCGTATTCCAATCTGAACCAGAGTGATAATTCATCCGAACAGGGCATATACGGCAGAACACTGCACTTAACCGGCGATATATCTTCTGATGATGCCATTCCCGGTCCGAAGGCCACCAACACCGATATGCGCGGTATAGGCTTCCTCTCGTTTTTCACGACCAATAACCGGGTATCCGAATTATGGCGGCAGCATTACCAGGGCATTGACAGAACCAATATTGCCATTGACAAAATACCGCTGATCGAATTTGATCACACATTGCGGGATCGGCTGGTGAATGAATCAAAATTTCTCCGGGCACTGTATTATTTCAACCTGGTGCGTTTATGGGGTGGTGTGCCGTTGGTATTGCATCCTACCACTTCGCTGGATAAAAGCGGCTATCAGATCCCCCGCGCTTCCGTAGATGAAGTATATGCGCAGATCATCAATGACCTGACCGATGCGGAAAATTTACCACCTGTATACACCGGCAACGATCTCGGCAGGGCTACTGCCGGTGCAGCCAAGTCTTTGCTGGCAAAGGTTTACCTGACCAGGCAGGAATGGGATAAAGCTATTCAGAAAAGCGAAGAAGTGATAAAAGGTCCTTACGGATATGACCTTTTTGAAAATTTTGCAGATGTATTTAATGTAGCTACCAAAAATGGGAAAGAGCATATCTTCTCTGCACAGTTCAAAGGATTTTCCAACCGCCTGGGAAACATCCTGGGTCAACGCGGCACCCCTATCATCCCCGGTATTTCAGGTGGTGATTCCGATGCACCTACGGAAGGTCTTTACGACTTGTATTCTCCGGTGGATAAACGTAGAGACGTGACTTTCTTCACCTCACTGGTAAGCCCCACAAATGGAAAAGTTTACACTTTCATTCCTCATTTTGCGAAGTACTACGATCCGGCTGCATTATCCGATCTGAAGGAATCATCCAAGAATGTACCTGTCATCAGGTTTGCAGAAGTATTGCTGATTCATGCAGAAGCCGTGAACGAAAAAAACGGCCCTGTTGGGGAAGCCTATACCAGCATCAACCGGGTACGCCACAGGGCGGGACTGATTGATCTTCCCGAAGGGCTTAATAAAGACCAGTTCCGCGATTCCGTGTACCTGGAAAGAAGACTGGAATTGGTGTATGAATGCCAACGCTGGTTTGATCTGGTGCGGACCAAACGGCTCCTTACCCAGTTGCATGCATGGGGCAAACCCAATGCGGTAGAAAAACATTATTTGCGCCCGATCCCACAGGGAGAGATCAGTGCAAATCCTGCCCTTACCCAAAACCCAGGTTGGGAGAACTAA
- a CDS encoding arylsulfatase: protein MNNSNTLKIMGGFLLSILTGYHAQAQHDPKPVFQGKTGTTVADTREWWQPGKHAPAHAPNVIWILLDDVGFGTTTGFGGLISTPVLDSLGSHGLRYTNFHNTGVCAPTRAAMLTGRNSHAVGFGYFAEAAIGTPGYNGRLPFEAGTIAEVLKENGYNTFAVGKWHLIPPGEGTQAGPFNRWPLGRGFEHYFGFLTGATDQWHPQLWEGNDKIDLAPDNKHLTELLADKAINYIANQRSSAPDKPFFLYFAPGATHSPHQAPEEWIDKYKGKFDAGWDKYREDVYKRQLAAGVIPANTKLPPRSEEVQAWDSLTADQQKLYSRFREVYAGYLSHTDYEIGRIINYLKETGQLDNTLIIAVLGDNGGTKRGSINGITEERAYEPRNQEEIDKEVPSLLSQYNKLGTAQSYAVYPQGWGQADNTPFRYWKYDANSEGATHTPLVIFYPEGIKERGIRNQYGHIIDLLPTTVALTGAKIPDVINGYKQEPVQGISLAYSVKDATAASRHTLQYYEITGNRAIYKDGWKATAYHQDGKGFNEDTWNLYHLSEDWSESNDLAAKEPAKLAALKKAFDEEARKYNVYPLKGRSYQPKKKTGKSVTVLYPGITQLNEYGKPNLSKGSFSVTAETTIPDTGAEGVLFADGGKDGGISLFIKDGKLQLLQTNGQVTASLVADRPVSAGSNTFKVAFIPDKAHPKAGGDLSLYIGHTQVAQQYLKVNPLERAVYNALDEGIDVGRDGITAVGDAYAVPYQFTGTIHKVIIETEK from the coding sequence ATGAATAACAGCAACACACTTAAAATAATGGGCGGTTTCTTATTGTCAATCCTCACCGGTTATCATGCACAGGCCCAGCATGATCCCAAACCGGTTTTCCAGGGAAAGACCGGTACAACGGTAGCGGATACACGCGAATGGTGGCAACCGGGAAAGCATGCACCCGCGCATGCCCCCAATGTGATATGGATATTGCTGGATGATGTAGGATTTGGTACCACTACCGGTTTCGGCGGACTGATCTCCACACCGGTGCTGGATAGTCTGGGTAGCCATGGTTTGCGGTATACCAATTTTCACAATACAGGTGTATGTGCTCCTACCAGGGCTGCCATGCTGACCGGCCGTAATTCACATGCGGTTGGCTTCGGCTATTTCGCAGAAGCCGCCATCGGTACGCCCGGCTATAATGGCCGGTTGCCTTTCGAAGCCGGCACCATCGCGGAAGTACTGAAAGAAAACGGTTATAATACTTTCGCCGTAGGCAAATGGCATTTGATACCGCCCGGCGAAGGCACGCAGGCAGGGCCTTTCAACAGGTGGCCGCTGGGAAGAGGCTTTGAACATTATTTCGGCTTCCTCACAGGAGCTACAGATCAATGGCACCCACAATTATGGGAAGGCAATGATAAAATAGACCTGGCACCTGATAACAAACACCTCACAGAGCTGCTGGCAGATAAAGCCATTAATTATATTGCCAACCAGCGGTCCAGTGCACCCGACAAACCCTTCTTCCTTTACTTTGCACCCGGCGCCACCCACTCTCCCCATCAGGCACCTGAAGAATGGATTGATAAATACAAAGGAAAATTTGATGCCGGATGGGATAAATACAGGGAAGATGTATACAAACGCCAGTTGGCAGCTGGTGTTATTCCTGCCAATACCAAACTGCCTCCGCGCAGCGAAGAAGTACAGGCATGGGATTCGCTGACGGCAGATCAGCAAAAATTATATAGCCGTTTCCGTGAGGTATATGCCGGTTATCTCTCTCATACCGATTATGAAATTGGCCGTATTATCAACTATCTGAAAGAAACCGGTCAGCTGGACAACACACTCATCATAGCTGTACTGGGAGATAACGGAGGCACTAAAAGAGGATCCATAAATGGTATCACGGAAGAACGCGCTTATGAGCCCCGTAACCAGGAAGAGATAGACAAAGAAGTGCCTTCTCTGCTCAGCCAGTATAACAAACTTGGCACCGCGCAATCTTATGCGGTATATCCACAGGGATGGGGACAGGCAGACAACACGCCCTTCCGTTACTGGAAATATGATGCGAACAGTGAAGGGGCTACCCATACACCACTCGTCATCTTTTATCCGGAAGGAATAAAAGAGCGCGGTATCCGCAATCAGTACGGCCATATAATCGATCTGTTGCCTACCACCGTAGCACTGACAGGCGCAAAAATACCTGATGTGATTAATGGATATAAACAGGAACCCGTTCAGGGAATCAGCCTGGCCTATTCCGTAAAAGATGCCACCGCCGCTTCCAGACACACCCTTCAGTATTATGAAATCACCGGCAACCGGGCTATTTATAAAGATGGATGGAAAGCAACCGCTTACCACCAGGATGGTAAAGGTTTTAATGAAGACACCTGGAATCTGTATCACTTATCCGAAGACTGGTCAGAATCAAATGACCTGGCAGCAAAGGAGCCGGCAAAACTGGCAGCACTTAAAAAAGCTTTTGATGAGGAAGCGCGGAAATATAACGTCTATCCATTAAAAGGCCGTTCCTACCAGCCAAAGAAGAAGACCGGTAAATCCGTTACCGTATTATATCCTGGCATCACCCAACTGAATGAATATGGAAAACCGAACCTCTCAAAAGGTAGTTTTTCTGTGACGGCGGAAACCACTATTCCCGATACAGGAGCGGAAGGTGTTTTATTTGCTGATGGCGGTAAAGACGGTGGTATCAGTTTGTTTATAAAAGATGGAAAACTACAGTTATTGCAAACAAACGGCCAGGTTACAGCAAGCCTTGTTGCCGACCGTCCGGTGAGTGCAGGAAGTAATACTTTCAAAGTAGCTTTCATACCGGATAAAGCGCATCCAAAAGCTGGTGGTGACCTTAGTCTTTATATCGGCCACACACAGGTAGCACAGCAGTATTTGAAAGTCAACCCACTGGAAAGGGCGGTGTACAACGCATTGGATGAAGGTATAGATGTAGGCAGAGATGGCATTACAGCCGTAGGAGATGCCTATGCAGTGCCTTACCAGTTCACGGGTACCATCCATAAAGTGATTATCGAAACGGAGAAGTGA
- a CDS encoding mandelate racemase/muconate lactonizing enzyme family protein: MQHKTASQHTAFDRRSFLQLSRFGLLLPLLGPASLFANERSAVPTETVPGLLITGIDLHVVKVNARGDWYFIELKTNKGLTGLGECSHALSKQSSEGALKNTVQDFFQLIKGASPFNIEQYRQRGLPKATDKLTRTVFSGIEQALWDLSGKALEVPVYNLLGGKVRDKIRVYANINRASNQRDSNGRRAVDSFRENAALALQHGFKAVKLAPFDEMRPLKNATPQQVQEDIAYAIDCIEKVRATIGKDAELLVDVHSHLDVPLAKETARKLEPARLFWFEEPVAPGLYPAETKEIREAITQVLAGGESIFGREGYATLLNTQALGIIMPDVKHCGGLLECKYIAAQAETNGNIQVAPHNPSGPVATAATVAVCAGLPNFSIMEYAFNEVPWSSQLLTPTEKVEDGYITVPDRPGLGYELNYSELKKHIKSV; the protein is encoded by the coding sequence ATGCAGCATAAAACAGCATCGCAACATACAGCTTTCGACAGAAGATCATTTTTACAGCTGTCACGCTTCGGCTTATTGTTACCACTACTGGGGCCTGCTTCATTATTCGCAAATGAGCGCAGTGCCGTTCCCACTGAAACAGTACCGGGGCTTTTAATAACAGGTATTGATCTTCATGTGGTGAAAGTAAATGCAAGAGGCGACTGGTATTTTATTGAATTAAAAACAAACAAGGGGTTAACAGGACTGGGAGAATGTTCGCATGCGCTTTCAAAACAATCTTCTGAGGGAGCATTGAAAAATACAGTGCAGGATTTTTTTCAACTGATAAAAGGAGCATCCCCGTTTAATATTGAACAATACAGGCAGCGCGGCCTGCCCAAGGCAACGGATAAACTGACGCGAACAGTTTTCAGTGGGATCGAACAGGCATTGTGGGATCTGAGTGGTAAAGCATTGGAAGTGCCGGTATATAACCTGCTGGGCGGGAAAGTAAGAGATAAGATCAGGGTGTACGCCAATATTAACCGTGCTTCCAATCAACGTGACAGCAATGGGCGGCGTGCTGTTGACTCCTTCCGGGAAAATGCAGCACTTGCCCTGCAACATGGCTTTAAGGCTGTAAAACTGGCCCCGTTTGATGAAATGAGGCCACTGAAAAATGCTACACCGCAACAGGTTCAGGAAGATATTGCCTACGCCATAGATTGCATAGAAAAGGTAAGGGCCACTATCGGCAAGGATGCTGAACTGCTGGTAGATGTGCATAGTCACCTGGATGTACCCCTCGCAAAGGAAACAGCGCGCAAGCTGGAACCCGCCCGTTTGTTTTGGTTTGAGGAACCGGTTGCCCCCGGCCTGTATCCTGCTGAAACAAAAGAGATCAGAGAAGCTATTACACAGGTGCTGGCTGGTGGAGAATCCATTTTCGGCAGGGAAGGATATGCCACCTTACTCAACACGCAGGCGCTGGGTATTATCATGCCGGATGTAAAACATTGCGGCGGTCTGCTGGAGTGCAAATACATTGCGGCACAGGCAGAAACCAACGGGAACATCCAGGTAGCACCCCACAACCCCAGCGGACCTGTGGCAACAGCTGCTACTGTAGCGGTATGCGCAGGTCTGCCCAATTTTTCCATCATGGAATATGCATTCAATGAAGTGCCGTGGAGCAGCCAGCTGCTAACCCCTACTGAAAAAGTAGAAGATGGTTACATCACGGTACCGGACAGGCCCGGACTGGGTTATGAACTGAACTATTCCGAGCTTAAAAAACATATTAAAAGCGTATAG
- a CDS encoding arylsulfatase — protein sequence MKVIRKIFISAGMFVCWNSGSVAYAQHEPLPQYQGTIGKTLQDTKQWWPEKVKAPAGAPNVVWIVIDDLGFGATSTFGGLVETPNLDKLANGGLRYANFHTTAICAPTRAALVTGRNSHSVHFGMHPELGIGTPGYDGYMPFEKATVAEILRENGYNTFAVGKWHLTSPSDITPAGPFNRWPTGRGFDHYYGFIPGATDQYHPLLWEDTHKLGDDPQGKLLTTLLTDKAITYIAEQKSAAPEKPFFLYYTPGATHQPHQAPKEWIDKYKGKFDGGWDKYREQVLQNQIKAGLIPAGTQLPPRNPGVKAWNELNPATRKLYARFMEVYAGYLSQTDFEIGRLINYLEQIGQLDNTLVFVLVGDNGASQEGTQVGYVKQNNEDITDEQRLQKNIENIGIIGTAEANTNYPLGWSMAANTPFRYYKRYANSEGGTHNPLIVRYPKLIKEPGGIRQQYSHVTDILPTTIELTGVKVPEKINGYEQAPFEGTSFAYSISDKEAPSRHTIQYYEISGARSIYKDGWKACAFHKAGTDFSTDIWTLYHLAEDVNERIDLAPQYPDKLKQLQEAFDEEATKYNVFPLHERLPGSTRSSYYGREHVVLYPGISTVTHGPGFNKTSFSITADVVLPASGAEGVLLANGGRSGGFSLFVKNRKLYFAYNTGDKVFEINTGDAALPSGHVKLKAAHTYDKENGNGIALFINDRQVSALKTGHAALASSYEGLEVGRDISTPVSTQYAVPFAFTGTINQVDIDFR from the coding sequence ATGAAAGTGATCAGAAAGATATTTATATCGGCAGGCATGTTTGTTTGCTGGAACAGTGGCTCCGTTGCCTATGCACAGCATGAGCCTTTGCCACAGTACCAGGGCACTATCGGCAAAACCCTGCAGGACACGAAACAATGGTGGCCTGAAAAAGTAAAGGCACCCGCCGGTGCGCCCAACGTGGTGTGGATAGTGATAGATGATCTTGGATTCGGCGCTACCAGTACCTTTGGAGGATTGGTGGAAACGCCTAACCTCGACAAACTCGCGAACGGAGGATTGAGGTATGCCAATTTCCATACTACCGCTATCTGTGCGCCCACAAGGGCCGCACTGGTTACCGGAAGAAATTCACACTCCGTTCATTTCGGTATGCATCCGGAGCTAGGCATCGGTACACCAGGCTATGATGGCTATATGCCTTTTGAGAAAGCAACCGTTGCGGAGATATTGCGGGAAAACGGTTACAATACTTTTGCTGTGGGCAAATGGCACCTGACTTCGCCATCAGATATAACACCCGCCGGCCCCTTTAACCGGTGGCCTACCGGCAGGGGATTTGATCATTACTACGGATTCATACCCGGGGCAACAGATCAGTATCACCCGCTGCTATGGGAAGACACACACAAACTGGGAGATGATCCACAGGGAAAATTACTGACGACACTGCTCACGGATAAAGCCATCACCTATATTGCCGAACAAAAGTCCGCCGCGCCGGAGAAGCCCTTCTTCCTCTACTATACACCAGGCGCCACGCATCAGCCTCACCAGGCGCCAAAAGAATGGATAGACAAATACAAAGGTAAATTTGATGGCGGATGGGACAAGTACCGGGAACAGGTATTGCAGAACCAGATAAAGGCCGGCCTCATTCCCGCGGGCACACAGCTGCCTCCGCGGAACCCCGGTGTGAAAGCATGGAACGAACTAAACCCTGCTACCCGCAAACTATACGCACGCTTCATGGAAGTATATGCGGGCTACCTGTCGCAAACAGATTTCGAAATAGGCCGGCTGATCAACTACCTGGAGCAGATCGGACAACTCGACAATACCCTCGTGTTTGTATTGGTAGGTGATAATGGTGCCAGCCAGGAAGGTACACAGGTAGGCTATGTGAAACAGAATAATGAAGATATCACTGACGAACAACGCCTGCAGAAAAATATAGAGAACATCGGTATCATCGGTACGGCAGAAGCCAATACAAATTATCCGCTGGGTTGGTCAATGGCTGCCAATACGCCTTTCCGGTATTATAAACGATATGCCAACAGTGAAGGAGGTACCCATAACCCCCTCATTGTACGCTATCCCAAACTGATAAAAGAGCCGGGCGGCATCCGCCAGCAATACAGTCACGTAACGGATATACTACCTACTACCATAGAGCTGACCGGTGTAAAGGTTCCCGAAAAAATAAACGGGTATGAGCAGGCCCCGTTTGAAGGAACCAGCTTTGCTTATTCTATCAGCGATAAAGAAGCACCTTCCCGTCATACGATTCAGTACTATGAAATATCCGGTGCAAGATCCATCTATAAAGATGGCTGGAAAGCCTGTGCATTCCACAAGGCAGGCACCGACTTCAGTACAGACATATGGACGCTTTATCACCTGGCGGAAGATGTAAATGAAAGGATTGATCTGGCACCACAATATCCGGATAAGCTGAAGCAACTACAGGAAGCTTTTGATGAAGAGGCAACAAAATACAATGTGTTTCCACTGCATGAGCGGCTGCCAGGTTCAACCAGGAGCAGCTATTACGGCAGAGAACATGTGGTACTGTATCCAGGTATTTCCACGGTTACACATGGCCCGGGTTTTAACAAAACTTCTTTCTCCATCACCGCAGATGTGGTGCTGCCGGCTTCGGGTGCGGAGGGTGTATTGCTTGCCAATGGCGGGCGCTCCGGGGGCTTCTCCCTGTTTGTTAAAAACAGGAAATTATACTTTGCCTATAATACCGGTGATAAAGTATTTGAAATAAACACCGGTGATGCAGCTCTCCCTTCCGGGCATGTGAAGCTGAAAGCCGCACATACTTATGACAAGGAAAATGGTAACGGTATCGCCCTGTTTATAAATGACCGGCAGGTGTCAGCACTTAAAACCGGACACGCTGCGCTGGCGTCCTCCTATGAAGGCCTGGAAGTTGGCCGGGACATCAGCACACCTGTCTCCACACAGTATGCTGTACCCTTTGCTTTCACCGGTACTATTAATCAGGTAGATATCGATTTCAGGTAA